A single Drosophila miranda strain MSH22 chromosome XR, D.miranda_PacBio2.1, whole genome shotgun sequence DNA region contains:
- the LOC117186630 gene encoding lipoamide acyltransferase component of branched-chain alpha-keto acid dehydrogenase complex, mitochondrial-like yields the protein MATHLLRNGASSWFLKNYLSRHQTLKRCLHVTPSLDKTVSFNLSDIGEGIGEVTVKEWFVKVGDTVEQFDNLCEVQSDKASVTITSRYDGKITKIHHSIDDIALVGKPLLDFDVLDEEGDENSTESSSSSSDSSSSEAEAAKPSAGEAVSINGGRVITPATPAVRRLAKEHQLDLANVPPTGKHGRVLKGDILEYLGQVPPGTNIPHPTIAAKQQSQIARTTAGTAAAIPSDRVEVLKALRKAMLKAMTESLKIPHFAYSDEIDMSNLVQFRAQLQAMAKESGVPKLTFMPFCIKAASIALTKYPIVNSSLDLASESLVYKGAHNISVAIDTPQGLVVPNIKNCQSKNIIEIAKDLNALVERGRTGSLTHTDFADGTFSLSNIGIIGGTYTHPCIMAPQVAIGAMGRTKAVPRFNDKDEVVKAQIMSVSWSADHRVIDGVTMASFSNVWKQYLEQPALFLLH from the coding sequence ATGGCAACACACCTGCTCCGAAATGGAGCTTCCAGCTGGTTTCTCAAGAACTATCTTTCCCGCCACCAAACACTAAAGCGCTGCCTGCATGTGACTCCTAGCCTGGACAAGACTGTTTCCTTCAATCTGAGCGACATCGGCGAGGGCATCGGCGAGGTGACGGTTAAAGAGTGGTTTGTCAAGGTGGGCGACACCGTCGAGCAGTTTGACAATCTATGCGAGGTTCAGTCAGACAAAGCCTCGGTGACCATTACCAGTCGCTACGATGGCAAAATCACTAAAATCCACCACAGCATCGATGATATCGCATTGGTGGGCAAGCCCCTGCTGGACTTTGATGTGCTTGACGAGGAGGGTGACGAGAATAGCACTGAATCCTCCTCTTCTTCCTCCGATAGCTCCTCCAGCGAAGCGGAGGCTGCCAAACCTTCAGCAGGAGAGGCTGTTTCCATTAATGGGGGCCGAGTAATCACCCCAGCCACTCCCGCTGTTCGTCGCCTGGCCAAGGAACATCAGCTGGACCTAGCCAATGTGCCGCCTACGGGCAAACACGGACGCGTTCTCAAGGGCGATATACTGGAGTATCTGGGGCAGGTGCCCCCCGGAACAAATATCCCTCATCCTACGATTGCCGCCAAGCAGCAGTCTCAGATAGCCAGAACGACTGCTGGTACAGCAGCTGCCATTCCCTCCGATCGTGTGGAGGTGCTAAAGGCTTTGCGCAAGGCCATGCTCAAGGCGATGACCGAATCCCTGAAAATTCCGCACTTTGCGTACAGCGATGAGATCGACATGTCCAATTTGGTGCAGTTCCGGGCCCAGCTGCAGGCAATGGCCAAGGAGAGCGGTGTGCCCAAGCTCACGTTCATGCCGTTCTGCATTAAGGCGGCCAGCATCGCTCTGACCAAGTATCCGATTGTTAACAGCTCTCTGGACCTGGCCAGCGAGTCGCTTGTCTACAAGGGGGCCCACAACATAAGCGTGGCCATCGACACGCCCCAGGGCCTGGTGGTGCCGAACATCAAGAATTGCCAATCGAAGAACATCATTGAAATAGCCAAGGACCTGAATGCGCTGGTGGAGCGAGGACGCACTGGCTCGCTGACACACACGGACTTTGCCGACGGCACATTTTCCCTGTCCAACATTGGCATTATTGGCGGCACCTATACACATCCCTGCATTATGGCGCCCCAGGTTGCCATCGGTGCCATGGGCCGAACCAAGGCTGTGCCGCGCTTCAACGATAAGGACGAGGTGGTCAAGGCACAGATCATGAGCGTCAGCTGGTCGGCCGATCATCGTGTCATCGACGGCGTCACCATGGCCAGCTTCTCGAACGTTTGGAAGCAGTATCTGGAGCAGCCGGCTCTCTTCCTGCTGCACTAA